The following are encoded in a window of Alosa sapidissima isolate fAloSap1 chromosome 10, fAloSap1.pri, whole genome shotgun sequence genomic DNA:
- the rbm42 gene encoding RNA-binding protein 42 isoform X1, with the protein MDDGITFCTMALKSGEERLKEMEAEMALFEQEVLGGPVAVTAGAPTVVEMPVALAVPAMPMIRPIIGTNTYQRVQQSLEARAATLVGPPPTFVGPVPPVRPPPMMRPTFVPHILQRPGHRMPMMRGPPPQGMMAPPLPRPPPPPPMMLAPPMAGPPQHSMGPMGPMRPPMEPMNSMTSMPPGRPGLLPQQVGGMAPMVSPPPRPVTQPPPKATPSVIQAAPTVYSAPPTSKRQDLRAQRQARMEELAASVAEQQAAAVAAGLLEAKKEAAAAAAAAAAAAAAATDDSVIGPSMPEPEPVQTEPAEGNAEEKKKGKQEKVKKCIRTAAGTSWEDQSLLEWESDDFRIFCGDLGNEVNDDILARAFSRYPSFLKAKVVRDKRTGKTKGYGFVSFKDPNDYVRAMREMNGKYVGSRPIKLRKSMWKDRNMEVVRKKQKEKKKLGLR; encoded by the exons ATGGATGATG GAATTACTTTTTGCACAATGGCGCTGAAGTCGGGGGAAGAGCGCCTGAAGGAGATGGAGGCGGAAATGGCGCT GTTCGAGCAGGAGGTATTGGGAGGCCCAGTTGCTGTGACTGCTGGAGCTCCTACGGTAGTTGAGATGCCTGTCGCCCTTGCTGTACCAGCTATGCCAATGATCAGACCTATCATTGGTACAAACACCTACCAACGG GTACAGCAGAGCTTGGAGGCACGGGCGGCCACTTTAGTTGGACCTCCCCCTACCTTTGTTGGTCCAG TGCCTCCAGTCAGACCTCCCCCTATGATGAGGCCTACTTTTGTACCACACATCCTGCAGAGACCAG GTCACCGAATGCCAATGATGCGTGGACCCCCACCTCAGGGCATGATGGCTCCGCCGCTGCCCcggccccctccccctccccccatgaTGCTGGCCCCTCCCATGGCTGGCCCCCCTCAGCACTCCATGGGGCCCATGGGTCCAATGCGGCCCCCAATGGAACCCATGAACTCCATGACCTCAATGCCTCCT GGAAGACCTGGTCTTCTTCCCCAGCAGGTCGGGGGAATGGCTCCCATGGTGTCCCCACCTCCACGGCCAGTGACTCAGCCGCCACCCAAAGCGACCCCCAGCGTGATCCAGGCCGCACCCACAGTCTATTCCGCGCCTCCCACATCTAAGCGGCAGGACCTCCGAGCGCAACGGCAGGCACGCATG gaggaGCTGGCTGCGTCGGTAGCGGAGCAGCAggcggcggcggtggcggcggGGCTGCTGGAGGCTAAGAAGgaggcggcggcagcagcggcagcagcagcagcggcggcggcagccGCCACAGACGACAGCGTGATCGGGCCGAGCATGCCAGAGCCAGAACCGGTCCAGACAGAG CCAGCAGAAGGGAAtgcggaggagaagaagaaaggaaaaCAGGAGAAGGTGAAGAAATGTATTCGAACAGCAGCAGGCACATCCTGGGAAGATCAGAGTCTACTAGAATGGGAATCAG ATGACTTCCGGATATTTTGTGGTGACCTTGGTAACGAGGTGAACGATGACATCCTGGCACGAGCCTTCAGCCGCTACCCGTCTTTCCTGAAGGCGAAAGTGGTCCGGGACAAACGCACGGGCAAAACAAAGGGCTACGGCTTCGTCAGCTTCAAGGACCCCAACGACTATGTGCGCGCTATGAGGGAGATGAATG GAAAGTATGTAGGTAGCAGGCCGATCAAGCTACGCAAGAGCATGTGGAAAGACAGAAACATGGAAGTGGTGCGGAAAAAAcagaaggagaagaaaaaacTTGGACTCAGATGA
- the rbm42 gene encoding RNA-binding protein 42 isoform X2 encodes MALKSGEERLKEMEAEMALFEQEVLGGPVAVTAGAPTVVEMPVALAVPAMPMIRPIIGTNTYQRVQQSLEARAATLVGPPPTFVGPVPPVRPPPMMRPTFVPHILQRPGHRMPMMRGPPPQGMMAPPLPRPPPPPPMMLAPPMAGPPQHSMGPMGPMRPPMEPMNSMTSMPPGRPGLLPQQVGGMAPMVSPPPRPVTQPPPKATPSVIQAAPTVYSAPPTSKRQDLRAQRQARMEELAASVAEQQAAAVAAGLLEAKKEAAAAAAAAAAAAAAATDDSVIGPSMPEPEPVQTEPAEGNAEEKKKGKQEKVKKCIRTAAGTSWEDQSLLEWESDDFRIFCGDLGNEVNDDILARAFSRYPSFLKAKVVRDKRTGKTKGYGFVSFKDPNDYVRAMREMNGKYVGSRPIKLRKSMWKDRNMEVVRKKQKEKKKLGLR; translated from the exons ATGGCGCTGAAGTCGGGGGAAGAGCGCCTGAAGGAGATGGAGGCGGAAATGGCGCT GTTCGAGCAGGAGGTATTGGGAGGCCCAGTTGCTGTGACTGCTGGAGCTCCTACGGTAGTTGAGATGCCTGTCGCCCTTGCTGTACCAGCTATGCCAATGATCAGACCTATCATTGGTACAAACACCTACCAACGG GTACAGCAGAGCTTGGAGGCACGGGCGGCCACTTTAGTTGGACCTCCCCCTACCTTTGTTGGTCCAG TGCCTCCAGTCAGACCTCCCCCTATGATGAGGCCTACTTTTGTACCACACATCCTGCAGAGACCAG GTCACCGAATGCCAATGATGCGTGGACCCCCACCTCAGGGCATGATGGCTCCGCCGCTGCCCcggccccctccccctccccccatgaTGCTGGCCCCTCCCATGGCTGGCCCCCCTCAGCACTCCATGGGGCCCATGGGTCCAATGCGGCCCCCAATGGAACCCATGAACTCCATGACCTCAATGCCTCCT GGAAGACCTGGTCTTCTTCCCCAGCAGGTCGGGGGAATGGCTCCCATGGTGTCCCCACCTCCACGGCCAGTGACTCAGCCGCCACCCAAAGCGACCCCCAGCGTGATCCAGGCCGCACCCACAGTCTATTCCGCGCCTCCCACATCTAAGCGGCAGGACCTCCGAGCGCAACGGCAGGCACGCATG gaggaGCTGGCTGCGTCGGTAGCGGAGCAGCAggcggcggcggtggcggcggGGCTGCTGGAGGCTAAGAAGgaggcggcggcagcagcggcagcagcagcagcggcggcggcagccGCCACAGACGACAGCGTGATCGGGCCGAGCATGCCAGAGCCAGAACCGGTCCAGACAGAG CCAGCAGAAGGGAAtgcggaggagaagaagaaaggaaaaCAGGAGAAGGTGAAGAAATGTATTCGAACAGCAGCAGGCACATCCTGGGAAGATCAGAGTCTACTAGAATGGGAATCAG ATGACTTCCGGATATTTTGTGGTGACCTTGGTAACGAGGTGAACGATGACATCCTGGCACGAGCCTTCAGCCGCTACCCGTCTTTCCTGAAGGCGAAAGTGGTCCGGGACAAACGCACGGGCAAAACAAAGGGCTACGGCTTCGTCAGCTTCAAGGACCCCAACGACTATGTGCGCGCTATGAGGGAGATGAATG GAAAGTATGTAGGTAGCAGGCCGATCAAGCTACGCAAGAGCATGTGGAAAGACAGAAACATGGAAGTGGTGCGGAAAAAAcagaaggagaagaaaaaacTTGGACTCAGATGA